Proteins from a genomic interval of Ficedula albicollis isolate OC2 chromosome 9, FicAlb1.5, whole genome shotgun sequence:
- the P2RY12 gene encoding P2Y purinoceptor 12 — protein sequence MQMKGTTQFSSSRNDSNCTSDSRISQVIFPLLYTFLFLVGLTMNGLAMWVFFKISSKSNFIIFLKNTVISDFLMILTFPFKILSDAKLVSWVLRGFVCQVTQVVFYFTMYISILFLALITVDRYQKATSPFRSPTPRSLLAAKLLSTAVWLSMFALSLPNMILNNKKKTPRSVRKCALLKSEFGLVWHEIVTYICQLIFWVSLAVIVVYYLLISRELYKSYKRTRCTGKASKKTVNLKVFIIIAVFFICFVPFHFTRIPYTLSQTRDVFDCSAQNTLFYLKETTLWLTSLNACLDPFIYFFLCKSFRKSLLAMLCQHRAVPGLGAHTKGQNEGDDTDETPL from the coding sequence ATGCAGATGAAAGGCACGACCCAgttcagctcctccaggaacGACAGCAACTGCACCAGCGACAGCAGGATCAGCCAGGTCATCTTCCCTCTGCTCTACACATTCCTGTTCCTGGTGGGGCTCACCATGAACGGCCTGGCAATGTGGGTCTTCTTCAAAATATCCAGTAAATCCAATTTCATCATCTTCCTCAAGAACACCGTGATTTCTGACTTCCTGATGATCTTGACTTTCCCATTTAAAATCCTCAGCGATGCCAAGCTGGTGTCCTGGGTGCTGCGGGGGTTCGTGTGCCAGGTCACCCAGGTGGTGTTTTACTTCACCATGTACATCAGCATCCTGTTCCTGGCTCTGATCACCGTGGACCGCTACCAGAAAGCCACGTCCCCCTTCAGGAGCCCCACGCCCCGCAGCCTGCTGGCTGCCAAGCTCCTGTCCACAGCAGTCTGGCTCTCAATGTTCGCCCTCTCGCTGCCCAACATGATTCTaaacaacaagaagaaaacccCCAGGAGCGTCAGGAAGTGTGCCCTCCTGAAATCTGAGTTTGGCTTGGTCTGGCATGAAATTGTAACCTACATTTGTCAGCTCATCTTCTGGGTGAGCCTAGCAGTCATCGTGGTGTACTACCTCCTCATCAGCAGGGAGCTGTACAAATCCTACAAAAGGACACGATGCACAGGGAAGGCGTCCAAAAAGACTGTCAACCTCAAGGTTTTCATCATCATTGCCGTGTTCTTTATCTGCTTTGTGCCATTCCACTTCACCAGGATCCCCTACACGCTGAGCCAGACCAGAGACGTGTTCGACTGCTCTGCCCAGAACACCCTGTTCTACCTGAAGGAGACCACGCTGTGGCTGACGTCCCTCAACGCCTGCCTGGACCCCTTCATCtactttttcctttgcaaatcGTTCAGGAAatccctgctggccatgctgtgccagcacagggcagtgccagggctgggggcacacaCCAAGGGGCAGAACGAGGGGGATGACACCGATGAGACCCCGCTCTGA
- the P2RY13 gene encoding P2Y purinoceptor 13 — protein MGDSANTSSAGNSSAAPSPAPCPRDTTVTQLLFPVLYTLIFLLGLLLNSLACWAFFHIPSTSTFIVYLKNILVSDSIMTLMLPPKILTDSGLAPWQLRAFVCRFSAVLFYDTMYVSIVLLGLIAFDRFLKILRPFGKFWVQNVTAAKILAGLVWLFFLLLSVPNVILSGEAATPQSVRKCASLKSPLGLRWHEAVNYICQLIFWTVLILMLLFYIVIARKVYESYTKTQKKDNRSEKRIKGKVFIIFTVFFLCFAPFHFSRVPYTLSQTRHTGCRLQRRLFVAKESTLWLAAANVCADPLIYLLLCRPFVERLLCRRGRAGQGAAPSQADTQLDTRASPAQP, from the exons ATGGGAGACTCTGCAAACACGAGCAGTGCTGGAAACAGCAGTGCAGCCCCCTCCCCTGCGCCGTGCCCCCGGGACACCACCGTcacccagctgctcttccccGTGCTCTACaccctcatcttcctcctggggctgctgctcaaCAGCCTGGCTTGCTGGGCTTTCTTCCACATCCCAAGCACATCGACTTTCATTGTCTACCTGAAGAACATCTTGGTTTCTGACTCCATCATGACGCTGATGCTGCCCCCGAAGATCCTGACGGACTCTGGGCTGGCGCCCTGGCAGCTCCGAGCCTTCGTCTGCCGCTTCTCGGCCGTGCTCTTCTACGACACCATGTACGTCAGCATCGTCCTGCTGGGGCTCATCGCCTTCGACAGGTTCCTCAAGATCCTCAGGCCTTTTGGGAAGTTCTGGGTGCAGAATGTGACCGCGGCGAAGATCCTGGCTGGGCTGGTCTGGctcttcttcctgcttctctccGTGCCCAACGTGATCCTGTCCGGCGAGGCGGCCACGCCGCAGTCCGTGAGGAAGTGTGCCTCCCTCAAGAGCCCCCTGGGGCTCAGGTGGCACGAGGCTGTCAACTACATCTGCCAGCTCATCTTCTGGACCGTCCTCATCCTCATGCTGCTGTTCTACATCGTCATTGCCAGAAAGGTGTACGAGTCCTACACAAAAACGCAGAAGAAAGACAACAGGAGCGAGAAACGGATCAAGGGGAAAGTGTTCATCATCTTCACCGTGTTCTTCTTGTGCTTCGCCCCCTTCCACTTCAGCAGGGTGCCCTACACGCTGAGCCAGACCAGGCACACGGGCTGCCGCCTGCAGAGGCGGCTCTTCGTGGCCAAGGAGAGCACGCTGT ggctggcagcCGCCAACGTCTGCGCGGACCCGCTGATCTACCTGCTGCTGTGCCGGCCCTTCGTGGAGAGGCTGCTGTGCcggaggggcagggctgggcagggagcagccccgAGCCAGGCAGACACCCAGCTGGACACGCGGGCGTCCCCCGCCCAGCCCTGA
- the LOC101817344 gene encoding immunoglobulin superfamily member 10: MEPLQPKPLQPKPLQVPHAQRLVLHNGTLHLGSLAPSDSGTYECIATSSTGSDRRVVSLELQRTDRLPRIGITSQQLTRLSFGDRLLLNCTASGEPKPRIIWRLPSKALVDQWHRMGSRIHVYPNGSLAIEAVTEKDAGDYLCVARNRIGDDLILMKVSITMKPAKIDHKQQSKKLVPYGKDFRVDCKASGSPTPEISWGLPDGTVVNNAMVADDSGHRARRFVLFDNGTLHLNKAGVAEGGDYTCYAQNTLGRDEMKVHVTVLVAAPRIKHNHKTQVAVAAGDTARLDCEAAAEPRAQIFWLLPSSEMISSSTGRHSLHANGSLAIGRAGLPDAGQYLCVARNPGGDDTKLYRLQVAAKAPIINGVHRNKTIMRVTAVRHSKKHIDCRAEGTPPPQVTWIMPDNIFLTAPYYGSRIVVHENGTLEIRNIRPSDAADFICVARNAGGETVLVVQLEVTEMLRRPIFRNPFNEKIIAKPGKAITLNCSVDGNPPPDISWMLPNGTWFSSSTSTPQFPPGSDGPLTIPSAGSRHAGRYRCAARNAVGYIEKLLLLEVAQKPSIVSPAGPVRAASGEPLSLPCRAQGSPRPSVAWALPGGRVLERPQASGRLLLLDNGTLLIRAASAQDAGTYLCRASNAAGHSSVAIPVVVTAHAPRIVGRAPPALRAPPGAAVQLRCVALGIPRPAISWQLPDGSVLSAARPGRGSGAELLQPTGTLLLQSPSPGLYRCTATNSLGSDTALSRLHVL, translated from the exons ATGGAACCCCTGCAGCCAAAACCCCTGCAGCCAAAACCCCTGCAGGTGCCACATGCCCAGCGGCTGGTGCTGCACAACGGCACCCTGCACCTGGGCAGCCTGGCCCCCTCTGACAGCGGCACCTACGAGTGCATCGCCACCAGCTCCACGGGCTCGGACAGGAGGGTggtcagcctggagctgcagcgcACGGACAGGCTCCCCAGAATAGGCATCACCTCGCAGCAGCTGACCCGGCTGAGCTTTGGGGACAGGCTGCTTCTCAACTGCACAGCAAGTGGGGAGCCCAAGCCCAGGATAATCTGGAGGCTGCCCTCCAAGGCTCTTGTGGACCAGTGGCACAG AATGGGAAGTCGGATCCACGTCTACCCCAATGGATCCTTGGCTATCGAGGCAGTTACAGAAAAGGATGCAGGTGATTACCTGTGCGTGGCCAGAAACAGGATTGGGGATGATCTGATACTGATGAAAGTCAGCATCACAATGAAACCAGCCAAGATTGACCACAAGCAGCAGTCCAAGAAGCTGGTGCCCTACGGGAAGGATTTCAGAGTGGACTGCAAGGCCTCGGGGTCGCCCACGCCGGAGATCTCCTGGGGGCTGCCGGACGGGACAGTGGTCAACAACGCCATGGTGGCCGACGACAGCGGGCACAGGGCTCGCAGGTTCGTCCTCTTCGACAACGGCACTCTGCACCTCAACAAAGCTGGGGTGGCAGAGGGGGGAGATTACACCTGCTACGCCCAAAACACGCTGGGGAGGGACGAGATGAAGGTCCACGTCACGGTCCTTGTGGCAGCCCCTCGGATAAAGCACAACCACAAGACAcaggtggcagtggcagctggagaCACGGCCCGGCTGGActgtgaggctgctgcagagccccgGGCACAGATATTCTGGCTGCTGCCCTCCAGTGAGATGATCTCCTCGTCCACGGGCAGGCACTCCCTGCACGCCAACGGCTCCCTGGCCATCGGCCGGGCCGGCCTGCCGGACGCTGGGCAGTACCTGTGCGTGGCCAGGAACCCGGGCGGGGACGACACCAAGCTGTACAGACTGCAGGTGGCTGCCAAAGCCCCCATCATAAACGGTGTGCACAGGAACAAAACCATCATGAGGGTGACGGCAGTGAGGCACTCCAAGAAGCACATCGACTGCCGGGCAGAAGGGACTCCTCCTCCTCAGGTTACGTGGATCATGCCTGACAACATTTTCCTGACAGCCCCGTATTACGGGAGCAGGATTGTGGTGCACGAGAACGGGACGCTCGAGATCCGCAACATCAGGCCCTCAGACGCAGCAGATTTCATCTGTGTGGCACGGAACGCGGGGGGGGAgactgtgctggtggtgcaGCTGGAGGTCACAGAAATGCTACGGAGACCAATATTCAGAAACCCTTTCAACGAAAAGATAATAGCCAAACCTGGGAAAGCCATCACACTGAACTGTTCTGTGGATGGAAACCCTCCCCCCGACATCAGCTGGATGCTGCCCAACGGCACCTGgttctccagcagcaccagcacgCCCCAGTTC CCGCCGGGGAGCGACGGGCCCCTGACCATCCCCAGCGCCGGGAGCCGCCACGCCGGGCGCTACCGCTGCGCCGCCCGCAACGCGGTGGGCTACATcgagaagctgctgctgctggaggtggccCAGAAGCCCAGCATCGTGAGCCCCGCGGGGCCGGTGAGGGCCGCCAGCGGGGAGCCCCTGTCGCTGCCCTGCCGGGCCCAGGGCAGCCCCCGGCCCAGCGTGGCGTGGGCGCTGCCGGGGGGCCGCGTGCTGGAGCGGCCGCAGGCCAGCgggaggctcctgctgctggacaaCGGGACCCTGCTGATCCGGGCAGCCTCTGCCCAGGACGCGGGCACCTacctgtgcagggccagcaaCGCTGCCGGGCACTCCTCGGTCGCCATCCCCGTGGTGGTCACAGCCCACGCCCCCCGCATCGTGGGCAGAGCCCCCCCGGCCCTGCGCGCCCCGCCCGGGGCTGCGGTGCAGCTGCGCTGCGTCGCGCTGGGCATCCCCAGGCCGGCCATCAGCTGGCAGCTGCCCGACGGCTCCGTGCTCTCGGCAGCCCGCCCGGGCCGCGGCTcgggggcagagctgctgcagcccacgGGCacgctgctgctgcagagccccagcccgGGGCTGTACCGCTGCACGGCCACCAACAGCCTGGGCAGCGACACCGCCCTGAGCCGGCTGCACGTCCTCTAG